The Spirosoma sp. SC4-14 DNA window TCTCAGTTCAACTACAGAGCCTTTTGGTGGCTCGCCAGTTGCGTCAATGGCGGCCTGCACATCGCGCGTAGCCGTGCCCAGATCCTGGTTAACCATGTTGGCTGATACTGTGATGATCCGGCGTGGGCCGATTCGATCATACTGGCCCGGCACTGTCGTTGGGGTAATAGTGGCTACATCGCCAAGCGTGGGTCGGAGTTGCCCTTTTACCAATGGAATCGCCTGTATGTCGGCCACCGACTTCATTTGATCCTGTTCAAGCTGAATTTGCACCTGATAGGCAAACCCTTTCGATTGATCGAGCCATAGGTTTTTGGCCGTAAAGCGACTGGACGCCGTGGCGGCTACCAGCGATTTGGAAATCTCGTCGGTACTCAGACCCAGCTGGGCGGCTCGCTCCCGGTCTACATGAATTGTTACGGTTGGGTAACTAAGTGGCTGATTAATACGCAGGTCGCGCAGGTACGGAATCTCGCGCAGGCGAGTCAGCAACCGATTGGCGTAATGCTGTCCTTCAATAAGGTCTTTACCCCCCACCAGAATCTCGATGGGTGTTTGTGCTCCCTGACTCATAATCTTGTCGGTCAGGTCGATGGGTTCGAATGAAAGCCGCACGTTGGGCATTTTCCGGCGAACCCGCTGGCGAATCTGCTCTTTCAGCGCATCCAGCGATTCTACCTTGTATTCGTCGGAAAGATTGATTTGCAAAACAGCTTCGTGTGGTCCGGCATTGAAGACATAGAGGGCACTCGTGCCGTAACTGGATGGGGTCATGCCAACGAAAGCCGATGAAATGGCCACGTTTTGGGCACCAACAATGTCGTTTATCTGTTTGATTACCCGTTTTGTGAGTTCTTCAGTCCGTTCAATACGCAAACCCTGCGGCCCAACAATACGAAGCTGAAACTGATGTGCATGATTTTGGCGGGGCATCATATCCTGACCAATCTGCATGAATCCAATACCAATCAGAAGGGCACAGATCAGCCCATAAACGCCAATAACCAGCACGCGTCGGCCCATCAGCTTGTCGAGCAATCGTAGATACCCCAGCTTGAATCGCTCAAAACCCGTCACGTTTTCGGGGTGTTTTTCCTCGTAATCTTCCTGTTGAATTTCCTGCTGATTAGTTAGATCGGGCAGCAGGCTCAGGTCGTGAGGATGAGCATGTTCGTGGTTTTTTAGCCACCAGTTGGTAACAACAGGAACAAAAACCTGCGACAACACATAAGACGCCAGAATGGAAAAACCAACCGATAGCGACAAGGGCAGAAACATACCCCGTGGTACGCCATTCATCAGAAAAGCCGGGGCAAACACGGCCAGAATACACAACGTAATGAGCAGGAGAGGAAACGACATTTCCTGGCTGGCATCCAGAATAGCCCGCGATTTGGTTTTACCCATTTCAAGGTGCTGGTGAATATTCTCAATCACTACGGTTGCCTGGTCGACCAGAATCCCGATGGCCAGCGCCAGACCCGACAGGGTCATGATATTGATTGTTTGCCCCGTAAGATTAAGCAGCAGAATTGCCGATAAGATGGAGATTGGGATCGTAAGGATCACAATCAGCGAACTGCGCCAGTCGCCCAGGAAGAGAAGCACCATCAAACCCGTCAGAATGGCTCCCATACCTCCCTCAACGGCCAGGCTATGAACAGCCTGAATGACGTATACCGACTGGTCGAATTCGTACGTAAGCTGCACATCGTCGGGCAGGAGGGCTTTCATTTCGGGTAATTTGGCCTTCAAGGCACTAACGACGCTCATCGTAGAGGCATCGGCACTTTTGGTGACGGGGATATACACCGACCGTTTTCCATTGACCAATGCGTAGCCGACGGGAATATCGGTAGCGTCTTCTACGGTAGCCACATCGCGCAGAAATACCGTGGGGCCAACGCCTTTTCGTAAGGGAATGTTCATGAACTCGCCTACCTTGTCGAGCACTGTATTGCTGGGCGTCATAATGGTATAATCGCCCATTTGAACACTACCCGCTGGCGAAATCTGGTTATTTTTAACCACGGCCTGCACAATTTCGTCGGGCGTTAGTTCGTAGCTGCGCATCCGCTCGGGATCGACCTTCACCACCACTGTTCGTTCGTTACCACCGAATGGGGGCGGGGCCGAAGCTCCCGGAATCTGGGAAAACAACGGACGAATGCGCGTAGAGGCCAGGTCCTGCATCTCGCCCAGCGATGCCCGTCGGCTGCTGAATACGAGCTGACCTACAGGCAGACTCGACGCGTCGAACCGAACTACAGTAGGGGGGACGGTTCCGGGCGGCAGGTAGTTCATAACCCGGCTGACCTGGTTGGCCACTTCGCCCGATACCTGGGCCATGTTGACATCTTCGTAGAAGGTACATTTGACCAGGCAAAGCCCCTGAATGTTTTTTACCTCAACATTCTTGATGCCCGATACATACAGCAACTGGTTTTGATAGCGGGTAGCAATAAACCCTTCCATCTGGGCGGGTGTCATACCGCCATAGGGCTGGGCAATGTAAATAGTAGGAAGATTGAGCCGGGGAAAAATGTCTACCGGAATCTTAAGCAAAGCCAGAACCGCAAACAGGATGATCCCGGCCAGTGCTACAATTACGGTGATAGGTTTGGCTAAGGCTGCTTTAATCATGACAGTTGAGTTAATGAGGAAGTTGTTGGAGGAAAGAATCCAGGTTGCCTGCCGTAGCCGCACGGAGGAGTAAGGCACGCCAGACACTGCTGGTGGTTAGTGCCTGATCGACTTCCGCCCGATTCAATAACGCACTCGTTTGAGTTAGTGCCTGAATATTGTCCAGACCCGATTCATACCGGGCCTGGGCCTGGATGTATGCCTGTTTAGCAGCATTGAGTTGGAGTGGAGCCTGCTGGGCGCGGGCCATTGCCTGCGCCAGTTGCAAAACAGCATTCTGGCTGGCAGCCTGAAGTTCGAGGGCCTGTTGGTCGTAGGCTAGCTGGCTGGCATTAATTCGTTCCCGTTGGGCAGATACCGAATATTTACTACGCCATAAATCGCTGGGCCGCCATACGGTTGTTAATCCCACAATGTAGTTGTAGGCACGCAGTGGTAAACCAGCTCCGAGTGAAGGATCGATCCGGAAGGTGCCGTCTGGCTGGGCGCGTTCACTAATGCCCGAACCGCGCCCCTGAAGCGAACCAAATACCGAAACAGAAGGCAGTGCAGCCGCTTTCAGAAGCGATTCACTGGCTTTCCCCAATTCTATATTCTTCTGAAAAAGCAGTAGCTGAGGATGAACAACTGGATTGTTTCGGGGATGAAGAGGTAACTGTGGAAGCTGATTATAAAAAACCATCGAGTCCAGTTGCATGGTTGGATCGGGTTGTCCAATCAGTTCGGTAAGCCGGAGCACCTGTTGCTGGGCTGCCTGCTGGCTTTCCAGCACCAGTAGCTGAGCGCGGGCTACTTCGGTGTTGGCAACGGCACTGTCGATGCCTGGCCGGAGACCATCGGCCGTACTGGCCCGAATAATTCGTTGCAGTTCCTGCGTTCGCTGAAGATTGGCCGTTTGCAGAGCTACCGCTTTTTGGGCATTGAGGGCAAGTAAGTAGGCGTCGCATACGCGTACCTGATGGGTAAATAGTTCGCCTTCATAATCGGCCTGGGTCTGCTCGATAGCTAGTTTGGCCTGATCGCGACGCATCTGCCGACGACCAAACGTAATGGCTTCCCAATCGACAAGCATCGAAACGCCACTGGTCCAGGTAGCCTGGCTATTGAAGCCATCGGTCCGCACGCCCGAAATGGGAAGTAGCAGCCCCCCATTCGAAACATAAGCTCCGCGAACCTGATTCGAGGTCGCATTCAGCGCCTGTGCCTGAACACCCGCCTGGGGCATCAGCGCTACATTTAACGCCTGTGCATCGATTTCGGCCGCTTTGATAAGAGCTAATTTTCTGCGTAGGCCGGGATACTTTGCTCTGGCCAGTTCCAGCGCTTTAGGGAGCGTTAATTTGTCGATCAGGGTTGGTTCTGTGCCCTTGACCGACTGGGCTAAGCCTGCCTGGGTCCATAAACAGACCAGCGTGATGAAAAGTCCTAATCGTTGATTCCTCTGTCTGTACATGAGCATTGGTTAAGAGAGAAACCAAAGCTATTAAGAGGAGATTAGAGTGAAATTAGAATAAAATTAGAGATTATTAGAATACGATTAAGATGATTGAATTGTTGCTGGTAAATAGCTGATGGTTAGTATGAGTGGGTTGGCGTATACGATAGCGGTTATTTTTCAGTGCTGGCCAAAATCTAGTGGCCAGCACTGAAACGGGTGTACCTACTTTGGTCGTAACGGCTATTTAAACAGCACCTGCGCATACTGGAACAGGTCATGCCGCCAGACCGGCCAGGTATGACCACCCGCATACTCACTGTACTGGTATTTGACGCCCATCTCGTCGAACTTTTTCATCATCACCTGGCAATTCTGATAGGCGATGTCTTCCTTCCCGCCCATCGAAATCCATAGCGGTTTCAGATTCGAGTTGATGGTAGCGGCATTGGCTTTCATAAATTCATACTGCGGGTCAGACAGTTTGGGATTGTTGGCAAACCAGCCCGAACTGAACACACCCAGCGATGAGAACATATTGTTGTTTTTGATACCGGCATACAAGGTCTGCAACCCGCCCATCGACAGGCCCGCAAGTGCCCGACTTTTGGCATCGGTTTCAACCCGGAAATTGCTTTCGACAAAGGGAATAGCGCCAAGTTTCAGTTCGTTTTCAAACGCTTTCAGAACGTTTTCGTTGAAACCCGCCAGACCACCCGCATTGCCTACGTTGCCGTCGAGCATGGCAATAATCATCGGTTTGGCTTTGTTTTCGGCAATCAGGTTATCCAGAATCATATCCGTTTTACCCTGCGTAGCCCAGCCCCGCTGATCTTCGCCACCACCGTGCAGCAGGTAGAGCACGGGGTATTTTTCCGTCGATTTGTCGTAGCCCGGCGGGGTGTACACATACATCTCGCGCCAGGTATTGGTCGCTTTGGAGAGGTATCGTTTTACACGAATGTCGCCGTGCGGTACGTCCTTCATGGCATAAAAAGCACCGTCTTTGTCGGGGATTTCGATGCCGCTGGCCATTCGTCCCATGCCGTAGAAGGTTTCACTGGCCGGATCGGCAAGGGCTACACCGTCGATCAACAGGGAGTAATAATGAAAACCCCGGCTGATGGAATCGGTGGTGACGGTCCAGAAACCGCTGGTATCTTTCACCATGTCGTATTTCTTTCCCAGATCGACCTGCACTTTCTGGGCGTCGGGCGCTTTGACGCGAAACACGACGCGGTTGTCGGGTAAAATCTGGGGGTATTTCGCGTTGCGGGCGTTGGTGGCCGCTGGCGTACCCAGAACGGTATATTTCGACAGCGAAGCAACATCGACCGGCTTGAACAGAAACTGCGAGAACATGTACAGGCCATTTTTCCAGACTTTGAAATCGTGGACACCCGGCTCGACGTAATACACATGCGGTACGCCGTTCTGGTACAGGTAATCGTGGGTACGTTTGCTGAAGGTAATGAGCCCGTCCTGATCTCCGCACGAAATCCACAGCAGTTTCAACTGTTTTTTGGCAAGTTCCGGGTTCGGTACCAGTTCTTCAGGCCGTTTGGTATTGGGCGCCGATGAGAAACCACCTACCCAGGCAAACTTGTCCAGATTGCCCAACCCAAAGTTCAGCGACTGCCCTCCTCCCATCGACAGTCCGGCAATGGCGCGGTGTTCGCGGTCGGTTAGTGTGGAATATTTTTTCTCGATAAACGGAATCAGATCGTTCAGCAAATCTTTCTCGAACGTAGCAAACGCTTCTACTTTGTCTTTGTCGAAGATATTACCGATGGCCCGGTCGTCTTTCATGGCGCGGCCATTGGGCATCACCACAATCATGGGCTGAAGCTTTTTTTCGGCATACAGGTTGTCGAGAATGACCTGTGGCTTTCCGCCATTCAGCCATTCTTTTTCATCCCCACCGATGCCGTGCAAGAGGTACAAGACCGGGTATTTCGTTTTTTTATTGTAACCGGGCGGGGTGTATACCAATGCTTTCCGGGTGGTGCCAACGGTTTTCGAAGCATACTGAACCGAGTCCAGTTTGCCCGTAGCGA harbors:
- a CDS encoding alpha/beta hydrolase-fold protein → MMGSTAYSQTIEKEAPKGFDQLRSGIATGKLDSVQYASKTVGTTRKALVYTPPGYNKKTKYPVLYLLHGIGGDEKEWLNGGKPQVILDNLYAEKKLQPMIVVMPNGRAMKDDRAIGNIFDKDKVEAFATFEKDLLNDLIPFIEKKYSTLTDREHRAIAGLSMGGGQSLNFGLGNLDKFAWVGGFSSAPNTKRPEELVPNPELAKKQLKLLWISCGDQDGLITFSKRTHDYLYQNGVPHVYYVEPGVHDFKVWKNGLYMFSQFLFKPVDVASLSKYTVLGTPAATNARNAKYPQILPDNRVVFRVKAPDAQKVQVDLGKKYDMVKDTSGFWTVTTDSISRGFHYYSLLIDGVALADPASETFYGMGRMASGIEIPDKDGAFYAMKDVPHGDIRVKRYLSKATNTWREMYVYTPPGYDKSTEKYPVLYLLHGGGEDQRGWATQGKTDMILDNLIAENKAKPMIIAMLDGNVGNAGGLAGFNENVLKAFENELKLGAIPFVESNFRVETDAKSRALAGLSMGGLQTLYAGIKNNNMFSSLGVFSSGWFANNPKLSDPQYEFMKANAATINSNLKPLWISMGGKEDIAYQNCQVMMKKFDEMGVKYQYSEYAGGHTWPVWRHDLFQYAQVLFK
- a CDS encoding TolC family protein yields the protein MYRQRNQRLGLFITLVCLWTQAGLAQSVKGTEPTLIDKLTLPKALELARAKYPGLRRKLALIKAAEIDAQALNVALMPQAGVQAQALNATSNQVRGAYVSNGGLLLPISGVRTDGFNSQATWTSGVSMLVDWEAITFGRRQMRRDQAKLAIEQTQADYEGELFTHQVRVCDAYLLALNAQKAVALQTANLQRTQELQRIIRASTADGLRPGIDSAVANTEVARAQLLVLESQQAAQQQVLRLTELIGQPDPTMQLDSMVFYNQLPQLPLHPRNNPVVHPQLLLFQKNIELGKASESLLKAAALPSVSVFGSLQGRGSGISERAQPDGTFRIDPSLGAGLPLRAYNYIVGLTTVWRPSDLWRSKYSVSAQRERINASQLAYDQQALELQAASQNAVLQLAQAMARAQQAPLQLNAAKQAYIQAQARYESGLDNIQALTQTSALLNRAEVDQALTTSSVWRALLLRAATAGNLDSFLQQLPH
- a CDS encoding efflux RND transporter permease subunit, which encodes MIKAALAKPITVIVALAGIILFAVLALLKIPVDIFPRLNLPTIYIAQPYGGMTPAQMEGFIATRYQNQLLYVSGIKNVEVKNIQGLCLVKCTFYEDVNMAQVSGEVANQVSRVMNYLPPGTVPPTVVRFDASSLPVGQLVFSSRRASLGEMQDLASTRIRPLFSQIPGASAPPPFGGNERTVVVKVDPERMRSYELTPDEIVQAVVKNNQISPAGSVQMGDYTIMTPSNTVLDKVGEFMNIPLRKGVGPTVFLRDVATVEDATDIPVGYALVNGKRSVYIPVTKSADASTMSVVSALKAKLPEMKALLPDDVQLTYEFDQSVYVIQAVHSLAVEGGMGAILTGLMVLLFLGDWRSSLIVILTIPISILSAILLLNLTGQTINIMTLSGLALAIGILVDQATVVIENIHQHLEMGKTKSRAILDASQEMSFPLLLITLCILAVFAPAFLMNGVPRGMFLPLSLSVGFSILASYVLSQVFVPVVTNWWLKNHEHAHPHDLSLLPDLTNQQEIQQEDYEEKHPENVTGFERFKLGYLRLLDKLMGRRVLVIGVYGLICALLIGIGFMQIGQDMMPRQNHAHQFQLRIVGPQGLRIERTEELTKRVIKQINDIVGAQNVAISSAFVGMTPSSYGTSALYVFNAGPHEAVLQINLSDEYKVESLDALKEQIRQRVRRKMPNVRLSFEPIDLTDKIMSQGAQTPIEILVGGKDLIEGQHYANRLLTRLREIPYLRDLRINQPLSYPTVTIHVDRERAAQLGLSTDEISKSLVAATASSRFTAKNLWLDQSKGFAYQVQIQLEQDQMKSVADIQAIPLVKGQLRPTLGDVATITPTTVPGQYDRIGPRRIITVSANMVNQDLGTATRDVQAAIDATGEPPKGSVVELRGLAQLLKETLSSLQFGLGLAIVVIFLLLAANYQSFKVASVVLVSIPAVLAGSLTLLLITGQTLNLQSYMGIIMSVGVSVANALLLVTNAEFLRLRYRDARSAARMAGAARLRPILMTALAMIAGMIPMASGLGESGEQTAPLGRAVIGGLFFSTIAALLVLPVVFAAVQRKTSFDSPSLDPDDPNSRVYDGRPSPLAESSTSTLTY